One part of the Bacteroidota bacterium genome encodes these proteins:
- a CDS encoding T9SS type A sorting domain-containing protein gives PKLVAYAKKVLFVGDQKGYQRFNGNTLSNYVSLNTTKQHVFMGEYALSGAALADEEQAEDGNSIVYKTNLEEMAATLVVYPNPSIDNISIKITLSESEAAVATIYNYSGIVVKTISLTENETKVEIAELPAGMYFVEVVGNNFKEIRKIIKQ, from the coding sequence GCCTAAACTAGTTGCCTATGCAAAAAAGGTTTTGTTTGTAGGCGATCAAAAGGGGTATCAACGATTTAACGGCAATACACTTTCCAATTATGTTTCATTAAACACCACCAAGCAACATGTATTTATGGGTGAGTACGCCTTAAGTGGGGCCGCGTTAGCTGATGAAGAACAAGCCGAAGATGGAAATAGTATAGTGTATAAAACAAATTTAGAAGAAATGGCCGCTACTCTAGTTGTATATCCTAATCCGTCTATTGATAATATTAGTATAAAAATTACACTAAGTGAGAGTGAAGCAGCTGTAGCTACTATATACAACTACAGCGGTATAGTAGTAAAAACAATTTCATTAACGGAGAACGAAACAAAAGTAGAAATCGCGGAACTACCAGCAGGAATGTATTTTGTAGAAGTTGTAGGAAACAATTTTAAAGAAATAAGAAAAATAATAAAACAGTAG